A window of Rhododendron vialii isolate Sample 1 chromosome 11a, ASM3025357v1 genomic DNA:
GAAATTAAAGATATCGTGCTGAGGCAGATCTTGTGCATGAAATGTTATTTGATGCTTGTGCAGGTTGCTCGGATGTGATTCAAAATATTAAATCCTTCCAGAGCCTCTATTTTGGCATGAATTAACGGAAAGTTGCTGGAAAATCTTCCAAAAACCCTGTTGTAGTGTGTTAAGGTAGCTCTAACAGTGTATGGACGGTCGGGGAAGGTGTTGTTTAGTTGTTGGTTTTAAGCATGGGGTTGGAAGTTGGAACTATGGGGATCTCAGAAATGGTGGTTTTGGTTTGTATATATGTAACATCATGTAATGTAGcaattgtggggtatttggatttggattgtgTAGTTAATTGGGTTTTATATGAGATGGGCAGGATTTGTTTGGATGATATTTTTAGTAATAATTGCTTTACTTGCTACTATAAGGTTGTGGTTTTCCCCCctcttttttaaaagttcttaaCTCCGGAGTTTAGGCTCTATTTGTTTAGGTGTAAAATACTTATAAGAGGACGCTGTAACTTTTGCGGACTTTAAATTAACTTTGCGAACTTTTGTGGACtttaagagcatccgcattaggatctctatattttggaccaaattacaccttaaaaaaagtcactttattaatttaattactCACTTTAAAAATATCTCATGCATGAGACTCTCTATATAAAAAATATCtcattaaaattattgtttctttattcttaaaaaaaaaaagaagcaaaacttAATCCATCTTAATTTTTCTCTGTCTCTAACtttactcctctctctctctctctctctctctctctctctctctaacgttaCTCTCTTCCCCTGTATTTACTAAACTCGACACTTCACCAGAAATTAGCTAACCAAACTACTTCATCAAGCTCCTCTCCGTTGATCAACCCTCAAGCCCCTCTCTATCGATCAACCCCCAGCCACAGCGGTCGCCTCCCAAGAAGAAGCCTCCGTCATCGTCTTCGAAGCCCCGGAACCGACCTAACCCACTGATATTCTCAAGGTCTTGCTGGCGCTCTGGCAGTTCGTCAACCTCTCACACCAACGCCGTCAAGAAGATTTGGGAGTACATCAAGCTCTCCCCCCATACGACTGGTACACAATCTATATTACTGTTTACTCCAGATCGAgaacaataaaataataagTAGCCTGTGAATAGTCCCTCGTGTGTATCAACGAGAGACTGTAGCCACGAGAGACTGTAGCTCCAGCTATTCTTCTGGTTATTCCAACGAGGCTGGTAAACATAggttttgggagtttttttgagttttgagcgtTACTATAGTTTTTAGGGTCGAGTAGCGACCttgatgtggatgctctaacagcGTCATTGTACTCGGTTATTTATATTTGAGGCGATGGAATTAAAGCTCTTAAATTTAATTACAAGGTGACATGCATATTCGTATTGTAACTAGAGGCTGGGCACATGCAAATCAAATTTTACGTATTTTAATCAAGGGTTTTGTTAACACGTGCCTTTAAGGCATATGATAAAGAACTCCTTCATTTATATTTGTTTGTATGGAAAATCTAAATTTGAAACAAACTCTTCATTAATTCTTTTCGAAATGATTATCTTTTTCCATTTGGAACAGAAATACCCCCACTTTCAACATTTAAATTTGCtgccattttatttttatttgagaataaattatatataccggtggtgtaaatatttattttctccaaatcaattacagtACATTGCGCTACATCTTCAAAACAGTGATCTCAATTAATAGAGCGTGGCAAAGTGAccgatgtaattgatttggaaaaaacaaatatttacaccaatggtataaataatttaatctcttattatttttggctttaagaATCGGTCCCACATGTGTCCGGACTTCCACGATTCCACCAAACGGTCTAAATAATTTAAtatcttcttatttttggctttaagaATCGGTCCCACATGCGTCCGGACTTCCACGATTCCACCAAACACTCCACCAATTAAATAGGTAACCATTTCCCTCCCAACTCATTAGCATTATCGAAAATCTTTCGAAAACTAAAAAACTCGTATtagatttttaaaacattggcaAACACAATATTTATTCAATAACTCATCAGATTAAGGCCTCGGTTGGcttaaataagtcaattttttttttgtctttatttaatttaatttgcatttgttatttttcgggtcaaatttttacatatatttgattcgtctcgacaggAGCATtcagaaacaataaaaaatgatgatcggaactattttttttaataaagacagaaacaagcccaaaaattgcaacaaaatttttcaagattattagttcgtctcgatgagagcattgaaaaaagtaaaaaattatgatcgatactctttttttttttgaataaagacaaaaataagctaaaatattttttcattttagcGAACACTTCTGATATGAAGGCCGGAGCCAAATGAAATGTGGTggagggaaaaaaggaaaatttttaccAACTACTTTCACAAAAGTGGGTTTAATTAATCTTGTTTAATGAACATGATAGGATTAGAAAATGGAAACCCacttttttgtttgaagtattagatgaatgtttatgttaatatgatttttttaataaatattgCGTTtgctaatctttttttttttaatctgacaTGTGGTTGTTGAACATTGTAttcaattcttttaaaaaacaattcatATGAACATTGCTCATGAGATGGAAATAATATGCCGAAAGTTTTTGGGAGGGAATGGGGTATGTTGGATTGGGGTACATTTGTCCAAcatgaaaaaattattctttctAATAAGGATTAATGAAGGAGTTACCGTCATAaattcctttaaaaaaaaaatgagggagtTTATGGCTGTAACTTCAACCTTAGATTCTCCGTTTAAATGATGTTAAATGAGGGAGTTAATATGATCTTATCATATGCCTTTAGGAGCACATGTTAACAAAAATCTTTAATCAAAATTCAGTCAATCAAATTATAACCGCGAAGCTATGTGAGATTCGACTTACACATGTATCGCATGCATGTGCGCAGTCTCTAGTTGCCAAGTAGTATAAAGGACAACAATTTTAAATAATTGATGTAGCCTaggtcaaaagaaaagaaagggaaatgagaggaaaatgggaAGAAGTTTTTCAATGTCGGGTGGGTATATTCTACCTAATGTCCGCTCATGTattcaagccgttcaaaaatattttggacggtccgaatttaagaaaaaaattccaaggaagagtttaatttttttaaaatttggaccgtccaaaaaaCTCTTGGACGGCCTGAATGCGTCgaatgggtaccacgtggtatccACCCAACACTGAAAATTTCtcgaaaatgggagaaaaaattaacaattcgctgtttaaaattttattttattttttcaactcttccaaccaaacaatataCTGTAAGTAGAAAGGGCAAAGTctttagtttttaatttttctttcttttccttgagtTCAAAAAGAGCCAGAATGAAAATGTGGAATGACGTACAATTGAGAAGCAGGGGAGCATAAATCGAGAGCGAGGGCCAAGATATGCCGGGATTACGTGACCTAGGTCAGGATTAGGCGTGTAGGAATTGATCTTTCGGAGCAGCTCTGAAGATTCAgttcaaaaattaaagaaaaagagCAGAGCACCGAAGATATGGGTAGTAAGAGGAGGcatcagaagaagaaaaggaaactaATCggcggtgaagaagaagaagaagaagaagaagaagaagaagaagaagaagacagaaTCAGCAGCTTACCCGACTCCATTCTTCACCAAATCCTCTCCTCCATCGACACCACATCCGTCGTCCAGACCTCCGTTTTGTCAAAGAGATGGAGGTACCTTTGGACTTCGGTACCAAACATACACTTGGATTACGACGCATTTCCGGGTAATTTTCATTGCGAGACCAAAAAACGTCGATTCGCACATTTCGTGAATCAGGTCTTGTCTCTCAGAGACGCCTCGAGCGTCTTCCGATTCTACTTACGGTGCATTTTATTCTTGGATGCAGACCTTGTCAAAAACTGCATATGCTATGCATTTCGACACAATGTTCAAGAATTGCTTCTCTGGCCCGACTGGAATTCGTATGTGGAACACTCGGTATTTCCCGCCTGCCTATCCGAAGCCCTTGGAATTTCCTCTAGTTCTCTTATAAGCCTTACGTTGGCGTGTCATGCCTTTGGTATGCCACCGGACAAACCGCTGCGGTTACCTGCATTAAAGACTCTGCGTCTCGCCGGTTGCTGCCATGATTATGCCAATTTCATAACTGGGACTGTTGGGAATTGTACCAACTTGGAAACATTGATTTTGGATGACTTAGAGTTGAATAGTTTGAATATCAATGCTCCTAATCTTAGGAACCTAGAATTACACTACTATGATGATGATTGCAGCTGTGGCAGCTGTTTCGAATCCAAGATTGTGGTTTCAGCACCTGGGCTGACATCCTTCAAGTTGGAAGGACACGCTTTGCCTGTCTTTTCTGCAGCAAGTCTCCCTTGTCTTCACAATGTACACGTGTGCCTGAAAACATGGTCTTTTGATGAATATGAATCATATGATGTACCAGATGAAGAAATCTTGCAAAGGATGCCCCTTAATGTGATGAAGATGCTTGAACAGCTTGGAGAAGCAGATTACGTTACATTGTCCATGGATACTGTTGAGGTAATATGTGTTCTTTGTCATATTGGTTTTACCCTTTTTGAGGTTGATGTTTCAATGACTTAGATGGTTTCTTTCTCATCCATGTcattaaaattacatttgagcTAGCATATCATTTGGGCTTTTAGGATAATGGTACTCTTTTTGTGTGTGACTGTGACAATAATATTGTTGGAAATGTTAATAAAGGTGATGCTAGTAGAGGGAATCGATGATGTGTCGCACCCATCTTGGGAGCTTGCTTTTGCGCTCCCAACTAAGGAGTTTGACAGGAGCCTGATCCCATTGAGATGGGTGCTCGCTTTTTACaaagatgggagcttttgtatgatctttgCATAGGAAAGCAGGGATTTATCAATTGGCTTTAttaattggtctttgatgaactcatatatctagcccaagttgtgatatcttgaaaagaaaatcatactaTATTGTAACACTAGTCCATTTCTTACACTTATGAGGatttggtccatatttttacTTCCTAAAATGATTATACTTTTAAAGTGAATActctatgctacattattttcaaaatatatgtacACTCTCCTCTCACGCTCCCAACTTTGGGAGCTTTTGTGTTCCCTTGCTCCCACTTCCTCGCCCCAGCTCccacttcgtgcaactaagataTCGCATTCTTCATTCATTTTCAGAGAGTTGGTTTTGTATACTTTCATTGAGTCAGAAATTCTAGATTTGAAAGAGTACAAACACAAGTTTGGTTCGACTGACCCATTGATTGTGTATTGCTTTTGTTGGGGCCTTCGATCAAGTAGTGCTTAGATAGAGACGTCCACGCAAACCGTGAGCATTGTAGCAGGGATGAATCTGTCTTAAGCACATAGTGCAACACTTGTCTTGATCACCATTTTGTTTTCAACGATTTCCAGGTTTTTGAGTTCTGATTTTATTGCATGTTCATATTGTTGGTTTCATCACAAAAAGTAAATATATTTTCTAACAATCTTAAGACAGATGCGGGTTTAGTTTTTGTGTTAGGGATAGTAGTTCACATGTAATTAGTTTGTAAATTCATTCCGCTGCATATTCTgctattttgttcttttcatgGCAAAGCCTCGTAGTTCTTTTATTCCCGTGAATATGATCGGTTTCCTTTTGTACCAATTTATAGAACTTGACTGATAGTTTGTTTTAAATTGCTTGTCTATTTCtggtagttttttttgttgaaacaaGAAATGACATATATATGCGTGAACGGGTATGGAGATATATGATATCTATCAAGTTTTACATGCCGGCGTTTTGTTTTGCTGCATTGCTTGAGACAATATTTTCACTTATTCCATACATGAAAAGGGTGAGGGTGGGTCTATCTGGCTTGATGGTTTAACTGGTGTCTGTTGGGAAGAAGCATAACTGCATAACCATTTTGAAAGGTTGTGACCATTGGGGAATGTTTTAACGTTTTGGGATCAAGACAAACTTGAGGTTTTCACCCACCAATGTATGCTAGTCATTCAACTTCACGTGATTGAGTCATTTATAAATGAAGTTAATCTAGTTTGGCTCACATCTTTAGTTTGGAATTCTAGTGATTTACATTGAGACAAGACTTCGTTCATTGTATGCAGTAGAATTTGATGATTCAATtgtatcttctttttttatgttcAAAATGTTAGCAGAATTGAAAAGGTGGAACTTTATGGGGAAAGGTAATTGGTTAATAAAGGTGCCTAAGGTGACAAACCATTGAGATTTGATAGCGTGGTTGAAGCACCGTTTCGGTTCAGCGCGCTacattgcactgtttcggttaAGTTGATTTTTAGATCTGGAAATCTGGAATGGGTGCTTTGGCACTTGTTTGTTGTCACTAAGTTTTCCCTATGGCAATTCGTGGAATCGGTTTACATGCTCTAGAGAGTTTTTAGTGAATCTGAAAGGGTACACAGAATGCTTGTCGCATTTACCATAAAATCgtgaaaatttgagtaagaGTTCCTCGATATTGGGTGAGTTACTCTATGTGGGGGTTGTTTCTTGCTGAAGTCTCTTGAAACGTGAGACAGGAAGAGAGAATTTTGTCATTGTTTGTGTCATGTCATAAACtacgaaaattattttgataagttctaaaTTAATTTCAGAGTTGTGGGGTTAGCAATAAGAATAATTTCCACAAGCTAAACTATGTGTTGCACTATAGAAGATATCCAATTATACTTGAAAAATATAGTAATGCAATTTGTATATCTCATTTAAAGACTGAGAATCCAAAggtgatttatttttgtcattgcAGTACAACAGTGATCTGGAAATCCTCACACTTAGCAAGGTCTGCAATGGAGTATGATCAACTCGTTGCGTTAGAAAAAACTAGTAAGTAGAATGGCTACACCATTTGTTAGAGGATGCTCCAACGTGGTCAGGTTATGTTCCTGGAGTTGCAATGTGATGGCCATCGGTAGTTGTTGAAAAGGCATAGAAGACCATAGAGAACAGTAAGTCCCTTGGTCGGACATATTCTTAATAGGGCCTATACCACTCCACTGTCATGTAcaaacatcataatattttatatCTACATGCGACCTCAGAAACTCTCTTATCTTCCTCTTACTGTCTAACACCTAAATATGTTTTTAACGCTGCTTAGTTTTTTAGACCGAAATACAAATTAATTATCTGActtgtttgtttatttatgaTTCGATAAGGCCCTTGCAAAGGATCCCGATTCTCTTAACAATCGTCTTTCTCCATTTCGTAAGTTGAAGCACCTAAAGTTGACAACTCCTTCACGGTCTTCAAATCTGCCTTTAAATGTGATTGCCTACTTAACTAAAGGTTCCTCGAGTGACACTTTGGTTGGGGACTTCTATTCATTAGGTAGTAATGCATCCCCATTTCCATACCTGCCTCATAATTAAGTGCTAAGAATCATCTGATCTTTGcttccttttttcttgtttaggTAAATGGATACGTGCTTAGGTAAATGGATATGGTAGTGACGGTGAAAAATGGTAAGTTCAAAGAACTGTTACTTATTTGTGTTGTCAGTTGATATGTGCTTGAAGATTTGGTTTtctatattttgataatttgcTCTTGTATTGCTTGTTacttatttcaaaaaatagaaatgtTTCATGTTGTTGTCTTTTGTCTCCCAGTGCTTCTCCTCTGGTTATGTAAGTAATAATGGCACCCAAAAAGTGGGATAACTTTGTTCTGTTATCTTATATGTGAAATTAAGTGTTATGATGCAGGCACTATGCATGTCTAAACActgcaatttgtttttttgaattgattAGTAAAAGAAGTGTAATAAAGGGTCATCCTAAAGCACAATGTTGTTAAGAGGACATCCGACAATACGAAACAAGCTATATATATAACCTTGTACAAAATTCATGGGGAGGAAGCCCTAAACAACAAATTTATGATCCAAGGAATGTGGCACTTATCCTTAATAGTTCCATAGTAAATGGACAAAAAGGAACTCTTGAGCATACAAACAAGCTCCTGAACTATTTGAAAGTCTTCTTGTTTGTGTTCTAAAACCAGGTATTCCTCGTTGAGTACTCGCTCCAAGGTGCCTGGGCGAGGGGACTAATCCCTATTCGGTGGGCATTACTCGCCGACTAACGCCAAGTACTCGCTCCAAGGTGCTTGGCCGAGCGACTAGCGAGTAGCAAACTTAGAACACTGCTTCTTGTTATGTTTTGTCTAGGGCAGCTGGTTGACACATAAAGGGGCTCACGGTTATGCCTTCCTTATCAGCTTTCCCAACCCCCTCGCAGGAGGGGAAAAGGGCTGGACAACCACCTGGACCATCTCGCaagaaaactcaaaacccaaagtAAGCTAACACCAAGCCCCACAAATTTGAGGCCACCTTGCAATAGATGAGAACATGATTAGCGGCTCCTCGTCATGCCTACAAAGGCAAAGCTAGTAAATAGTTCACTTTTGGCATAAATGTTGGATACGTTTGCAGATAGTGTTGGACGCTTCCGATGTGACGTCTATAATGGTGTTGGACGCTTCTGATGTGACGTCTATAATGCTAATTGCTCTTCTAGATATTGGGTACTCCACGAAGCTCCATACTCGAGGGACAACCAGCCCCCAATACCAAcaccccgtctctctctctctctctctctctctctctctctctctctctctctctctctctctctctctctgtgtggaAAGTCTCCAAAGCCATTTCCAGAAGGATTTGTGTTTGGGTTGATAACGGAGATAGAGGACTTTATTTAAGATGCTTCTCTTCACCCTAGCCCTCTCACCCCAATAGGTTGCACATTGTATCGCAATCTCCACGAATACATTGAACTTATGAAACTATGCTTGCCAAAGGagtccttttcttcttctccagtATCCCCACAAATACATTGAAGTGAAATTGCCTTCTCCGTTCCATTTCCACCAACTGATTCTGAAACTGCTCCACCAGTCTATCCCATACCGCTTTTTTCTAAACATTATGATTCTGTGATGAAATCATCAGGTGATCAAGCcgtttaaggagggtgaacaaaattgcactcggttgaaatggtgtggatcccaccacaaagtgatttcatgcttaccaaaaagtgtattgcaggGGTAGGACATACACcgtttcaaccaataagagagagggtaacgtgaacaaaattgcactcggtCAAGCCTAAAGCTTATAATTTGTTCTTACATCACAAGGATGTGCAACTTAATGTGTCATGACATCCTTAGTTTGAGAAGTTTAAATTGGCTCCATTATTGACATTACCTAAATTTGTCTGTACGATTTTTCATATTATCTTTGCGTAGAAAGATATCGCACTGAAGCAGATCTTGTGCTTGAAATGTTATTTGATGCTTGTGCTGGTCTCTCAAATGTGATTCAAATTGTTTTAATCCTCCAGAGCCTCTATTTTGGCATGAATGAACAGAAGTTGCTGGAAATTCTTCCCAAAACCCTGTTGTAGTGAGGTAGCTCTAACTAGTTTTACAGTATATGGACAGTCGGGGAAGCCGTTGTTAGTTGTTGGTTTTAAGCATGGGGTTGGAAGTTGGAACTTGGGACTTTGGGGATCTCAGAAATGGTTGTTTTGGTTTGTATGTAACATCATGTAATGTAGtaattgtggggtatttggatttggattgtgTAGTTAATTGGGTTTTATATGAGATGGGCaggatttgtttgtttgataTATTTAGTACTAATTGCTTTACTTGCTATAAAGTTGTGGTTTTTCCCCCtctttttgaaaagttcttACTCTGATGAAGTTTAGTGATGCAAAACTTGCAGCCTGAGACAGTGATTGCCCTGGCAATTGTTGATCATCTTTCCAATTACATTGTCATTTTTTATCCACAAACGAGTTGCTTTTGTAATAGAGCAAGAGGAGAGATAGGCTTGAAATTCCATGATCTtctcttaagtttttttttttttctaattggcTTTCTATAATACAGTAGCTAGCTGTGGTTTCGACAAGCGTCAAAGTAACTTCTTCCTCTTACACGCTATCTCGATGGAAATACGTTGTCTTCTTGAACTTGACAGGCGTAGACACCCGCAAGCACTTCATTGACCATCTCTATGCAGCTCTATTTCACAAAGGATTTCCGCTTTCAAGAATGATATACAACttgggaaaggaaaagaaataccACCCGAACTCCTAAAAGCCATCGAGGAATCGAGGTTATTGTTGTTTTTCTCGAGAACTAAGCTACTTCTGTCCGATGCTTTGATAAACCGTTGAAAATCACTTTTGTTTTCCCCTTTGAACTGAGCTGAAAATCCTTGAAGATCGTGTCGGTCATACTTGAAAAT
This region includes:
- the LOC131307530 gene encoding F-box/LRR-repeat protein At3g26922-like isoform X2, whose product is MGSKRRHQKKKRKLIGGEEEEEEEEEEEEEEDRISSLPDSILHQILSSIDTTSVVQTSVLSKRWRYLWTSVPNIHLDYDAFPDLVKNCICYAFRHNVQELLLWPDWNSYVEHSVFPACLSEALGISSSSLISLTLACHAFGMPPDKPLRLPALKTLRLAGCCHDYANFITGTVGNCTNLETLILDDLELNSLNINAPNLRNLELHYYDDDCSCGSCFESKIVVSAPGLTSFKLEGHALPVFSAASLPCLHNVHVCLKTWSFDEYESYDVPDEEILQRMPLNVMKMLEQLGEADYVTLSMDTVEALAKDPDSLNNRLSPFRKLKHLKLTTPSRSSNLPLNVIAYLTKGSSSDTLVGDFYSLGKWIRA
- the LOC131307530 gene encoding F-box/LRR-repeat protein At3g26922-like isoform X1, with translation MGSKRRHQKKKRKLIGGEEEEEEEEEEEEEEDRISSLPDSILHQILSSIDTTSVVQTSVLSKRWRYLWTSVPNIHLDYDAFPGNFHCETKKRRFAHFVNQVLSLRDASSVFRFYLRCILFLDADLVKNCICYAFRHNVQELLLWPDWNSYVEHSVFPACLSEALGISSSSLISLTLACHAFGMPPDKPLRLPALKTLRLAGCCHDYANFITGTVGNCTNLETLILDDLELNSLNINAPNLRNLELHYYDDDCSCGSCFESKIVVSAPGLTSFKLEGHALPVFSAASLPCLHNVHVCLKTWSFDEYESYDVPDEEILQRMPLNVMKMLEQLGEADYVTLSMDTVEALAKDPDSLNNRLSPFRKLKHLKLTTPSRSSNLPLNVIAYLTKGSSSDTLVGDFYSLGKWIRA